The DNA region GGTCAGGGGGACCCAGAACGCGGAGTAGTCCTCCGGCCGAACCATTCCGACGGCCGTAAGCACGCTGTCGATCGAGAACACTAGATCGATCAACACGATCTGGGCGAGCACGCTCGACAGGCTGGCGTAGGCCTTCTTCTCTTTGCTGCGCCCGTGGCCGTCGACCTGGTGGCCTATCTCCCAGGTCGCCTTGCCGATGAGGAAAAGCCCGCCGAGCAGCAGCACAAGGTCCTTGACGGTGATGGGCGTGCCGTGCTCTAGGTCGATTAGCGGTTCATCTTCATCCGTCTCGGTGCTGGATTCGGGTTCGGGCGCCGGTCCGTGCGCTCCGGCGGAGGACTGCTCTACCGAGAACGGCAGTGTGAACAGCACCGTCTTGTCGAGCGTGATGACCCACGTGATCGCCATCAGCAGGCCGATCCGGCCCACCGCGGCCAGCAGCAGCCCCAGCGTCCGCGCTTTGGGTTGCTGCTCGGGCGGCAGTTTTCCGGTGAGGATCGCCAGGAAGACGATGTTGTCGATGCCCAGCACGATCTCCAGGATCGTGAGCGTCAGCATGGCGATCAGGGCGCCGGGAGCGAGCAGTTCGGCCATCAAATCGATCCTGGAACGTCGGGGCTTGGAGAAACAGCACGGCGAAGCAAACGCCGTACCGCCAGGGTTCTAACGCCCGACCCCGGTGAGCGGCAAGGCCGCGAACGTTTCGACCACCGGGTGGCCATGCCCCGGCTCGACCGCTGCATTGCCGGGCCGCACCACCAGCGCTGTCTGCATGCCGGCCGTGCTGGCAGCGTCGAGCTCGGCGACAATGTCACTGAGGAACAGCACGCCCGCCGCCGGCAGGCCCCAATCGGCGGCGATCTGGGCGTAGCTCGCGGCCTCGCGTTTCGGGCCGGTGGTGGTGTCGTAGTGCCCGCTGAGCTGCGGCAGCAGATCGCCCGCTTCGCTGTGCCCAAAGAACAGCCGTTGGGCGTGGATGCTGCCCGAGGAGTAGACCCGCACATCGACGCCCGCGGCCCGCCACGCCGCCAGGGCAGGGGGGACGTCCGGAAAAACGTGGGCCCGCAGCTCGCCCGACTCGAAACCCGACTGCCAGACCAGGCCCTGGAGTTGCTTGAGGCCGGTCGCTTTGACGTCGGCGTCCATCAGCCGGATTGCTTCGTCCAGCACCAGCCGCTGTGGGTCGCTGCCCGACGCGTGCCGCCACGCGTCCAGGGAGGCGTGGCCAGCGTCGCGGGCGACCTGTTCGGCCGCTTCGGCGAGCGACTCGCTGCCCCAGTTTGTGTCCAGATAGCCCTGCATCCCCTGGCGTGCGTAGGGGAACATCACGTCGTAGACGTAGGCCACCGCGGAGGTTGTCCCCTCGACATCAAGCAGCACGCCTTGAACTAAGTGCATTCTCTGATTCTCTATGAAGCCGGCGAGCGGCAGCCGACGTACCAGTGGGTCACCGCAATAGCGAGCGCGTCGGCTACGTCCGCCGGTTCGGGGAGGCTCCGTAGTCCCAGCTCGCGCTGGATGGCGAGCTGCATCTGCGACTTGGGCGCCCGGCCGCTGCCGGTGAGCGTCTTCTTGATCTGAGTCGCCGCGTAGTGCGTGACCGGCAGCCCCGCACGCACCGCCGCCAGCACGATCACGCCCCGCGCGTGCCCCATCAAGATGGCGGTCCGCGGGCGTTCGTAGTGCGAGTACAGCTCTTCAATCCCCAGCGATTCGGGCTTGAGCGACTCAATCACGTCGGCCACACCGGCGTAGATCTCACCGACGCGGTGCGCCAACGACTTGCCGGCCCCGCCGCGTACGATGCCCGCCTCCACCAGCCGCACCCGCGCGGCGGAGGCGTCGATCACGCCGTAGCCGGTGGTGTTCAGGCCGGGGTCGATGCCGAGGATACGCATTCGATTGGGGGCCGGTGGACGGTAAGGAGATAACCACGAAGGACGCGGGACGATCTTCACTTAAGCGAGAGCCAACCGCGGCTCACGACCGTGTCCACTCCGTCCCCCCGGCGCGGTCTTCCAGCACCACGCCGATCGCCGCGAGGCGGTCGCGCACCGCGTCGGAGGTCGCAAAGTCCTTGTTCTTGCGGGCGGTCTGACGCAGCTCGATCAGCAGCGCCATTACGCCATCGAGCGAGCCGTCCACCCCGCCGGTCCACTCCGTGCCGCCGGCGCGGTCTTCCAGCACGATGCCTGTCGGGGCCAGGCCGTCGCGCACCTGATCGGCGATCGCGAAGTTCTTTGCCTTGCGGGCCTCGGCGCGGAGGTCGATGACGATGTGCATCGCTTGGTCGAGCAGGTCGTCGGCCCCTTGGGCGGCAGGGGGCTGCTGAAAGATGCCGAGGATGTTACCCAACTCCTTGATGGTCGTCATCAGCAACTCGAGCGAGGCCAGCGATGCAGCGTCCCCCAATCCCTTTCCCTCCAGATCGTGCGTCTCGCAGTACTTGTTGGCGATCTTCGCCAGCTCGAACAACTCCGCCACCGCGCCGCCGGTGTTGAAGTCGTCGTCCATCGCGGCGAGGAACTTCTCGCGGCACTTCTCGGCCGCTTCGAGCGCGGGGTCGACCCCCTGGGAGATCCGGCTGGCGCCGCGGCTGGTGGGGGCGGTCAGTGCGTAGAAATCCGCCTTCGATGCACGCTCGAACCGCTTAAACAGCCGGTAGAAGGTCTCTAGCCCCACGGCCGCTTCCTCGATGGCCGGCTCGCTGAACATCACCGTGCTGCGGTAGTGGGTGCGGAGCAAGAAGAAGCGGATCCGCTCGCCCCCCTGACGGGCGATCAGGTCGGCCAAGCCGCCGGCGCCCGAGCTGCGGCTCATCTTGCCGCCGCTCTCGTTGCTTGTGGACGGGGCCGCCGGCTCTGCCCCCGCTGCTTGGCCTTCGCGTTCGGCGCGTCCGCCGATCTTGCCGGCGCCGGCGTCCTTGCGCAGCAGCCCGTTGTGGGCCCAGTACTTGGCCATCGGTTTGCCGTGGCAGCACTCACTCTGGGCGATCTCGTTCTCGTGGTGCGGGAACACTAGGTCGAGTCCGCCGCCGTGGATGTCGAACGTCTCGCCCAGCAGCTTCTTGCTCATCGCGGAGCACTCGATGTGCCAGCCCGGGCGCCCGGCGCCCCAGGGGCTCTCCCAGCTCGGCTCGCCCGGCTTGGCGCTCTTCCAGAGGGCAAAGTCGGCGGCGCTGCGCTTACGCGCCGCCTGCCCGCCGCCGTCGCCCTGCAGCGCGTCGACCGACCGGTTCGATAGCTTGCCGTACTCACGGTCCTTGGCGACGTCGAAATAGACGTCCCCCTCCGACGCGTAGGCGAAGCCCTCGTCGACCAGCTTCTTGACCAGCGCGATAATCTCCGGCATGCACTCGGTGGCCCGCGGGAAGTGGTCGATTTGATCGACGCCGAGCGCCGCGAGGTTCGACTCGTAGTCGGCGATGTTCTCCTCGGCCACCTCGAGCATCGTGATGCCGCGCTCGTTGGCTTTGTTGATCAGCTTGTCGTCGACGTCGGTAATATTGACGACCCAGTTCACGTCGTACCCGCTGTACACCAAAAACCGCTTGATGCAGTCGAAGATCACCGGCCCGACCATGTGCCCGATGTGGGCCTGACCGTAGACCGTGGGGCCGCACAAGTAGATCCCGACCTTGCCGGGGCGGACGGTTTCAAAGGGTTCTTTCCGCTTGGCGAGGGTGTTGTAGATCTGGATCGGGGCCATGGCAGCGTCTGGCTAGCGAGGAAGGAATGCGGGTCGGGATGAACGCGACAGCGTAAGGGGTTTCGGGCGGTCTTGGGAAGATCGGTCGCCACCGCTGGCGAGCCCCGGCCGCGGTGAGGTACCATCAGGACCTGCGCCACGCGGAATCAAAACCGCCGATGGACGCAGATAAACGCCGATGTGACGACCCGCGGCTTCCAAATTATCCGCGATTTCCTGCACCCTTCGGCGTTTGCAGCCGTCGCTTTTGTCATTCTCATTTTGCTCACCACGGTCTGGCCCATGAAGGCGCTCCAACTCACCGAGTACCGCCGCCTGGAGATGATCGAGGCGCCCACGCCCGAAATCGCCGCGGACGAGGCCCTGATCCGCGTCTCTGCCTGCGGCGTTTGCGGCAGCGACGTGCACGGCTACGACGGCAGCACCGGCCGCCGGAGGCCGCCGCTGGTGATGGGGCACGAGGCCGCGGGCGTGGTCGAGCGGATTGGCGCCGCGGTTGACGGGCTGGCCGCGGGCGACCGTGTGACGTTCGACTCCACGATCTCCTGCGGCGAGTGCGGCTACTGCCGCGGGGGCCAGATCAACCTGTGCGACAACCGCCAGGTGCTGGGCGTGTCGTGCGAGGACTACCGCCGGCACGGCGCCTTTGCGGAGTTCGTGGCCGTGCCGCAGCGGGTCTTGTACAAGCTCCCCAGCGAGCTGCCGATGGAGCACGCGGCCCTGATCGAGGCGGTCTCGGTGGCCGTGCACGCCGTCGCCCGCACCCCGTTGCAGGACGAGGCCGCCACGGTAGTGGTCGGCGCCGGCATGATCGGCCTGCTGGTGGTTCAGGCCCTGCGAGTGGCGGGCGCCGGGCAGATCATCGCGGTCGATATCGACGCCGACCGGCTTGCGCTCGCCCAGAAGTTCGGGGCGACACACACCATCCTGAGCCGCGACAGAAGCCCTGTGGACGAGGTCCTGAGCCTCACCGCCGGCCGCGGCGCGGACGCCTCGTTCGAGGTGGTCGGCGCTACGCCCACCTTCAACACCGCGGTCAACTGCGTCCGCAAAGGTGGCACGGTCACGCTCGTGGGCAACGTATCGCCCAACGTCGAGGCGCCGCTGCAAGCGATCGTCACCCGCGAGCTCACCCTGTACGGCTCCTGCGCCTCGTCCGGCGAGTACCCCCGCTGCATCGAGCTGATGGCTTCTGGTCAGATCGACGTGGCCCCGCTGATCAGCGCCTGCGTGCCGCTGGAAGAAGGCCCCGCCTGGTTCGAGCGTTTGTACGCCCGTGAACCCGGCCTGATGAAAGTCGTCCTGAAGCCCTAGCACCAATTGGGAACCGCCGATAAACGCAGATCAACGCCGGTACTCTCGGGTATGAATCGGCGTTCATCCGCGTCCATCGGCGGTTTCGTCTCCGTCCGTCTCTGTGTCCTCCGTGGCTCTGTGGTTAACCCAATGAACGATGATTTTAGCCTATCCGGGAAAGTAGCAGTGGTGACCGGCGCCAGCCGAGGGCTCGGCCAAGAGTTCGGCCGCGCGTTGGCCCGCGCCGGGGCCGACCTGATCGTCACCAGCCGCGACGCGGCCGATCTCGCCTCGTTTTGCGAGGAGATCGCCGCCCTGGGCCGCCGCACCCATCCGCTGGCGCTCGACGTGCGCAGCCAAGAGAGCATCGCCGGGTTCGGCCCCGCCGCCATTGAGGCGTTCGGCCAGGTAGACATCCTGGTGAACAACGCGGGCTGCAACGTCCGCAAACCGGCCGTCGAGGTGACCTGGGACGACTGGAACTTGGTGCTAGAGACCAACCTCCGCGGCACGTTCTTTGTCAGTCAGGCGCTGGCGCCTCACATGATCGGGCGCCGCTACGGCCGCGTCATCAACATCGGCTCGGTCACCAGCGTGTTCGGCTACGCCGGCCTCACCCCGTACTGCGCCAGCCGCGGCGGCGTGAAGCAGCTCACCATGAGCCTGGCGGACGACTGGGGCCCCCACGGCGTGACGGTCAACTGCCTGGCGCCCGGCTGGTTCAAGACCCAGCAGAACCGCGTGCTGTACGAGAACGAGGCGTGGGTAGAGTACCTCAAGGAACGCATCCCGCTCAAACGGCCGGGTCAACCGGGCGACCTGGCGGGGGCGATCGTGTTCCTCGCGTCCGACGCCAGCCGCTACATGA from Pirellulimonas nuda includes:
- a CDS encoding TerC family protein, producing the protein MAELLAPGALIAMLTLTILEIVLGIDNIVFLAILTGKLPPEQQPKARTLGLLLAAVGRIGLLMAITWVITLDKTVLFTLPFSVEQSSAGAHGPAPEPESSTETDEDEPLIDLEHGTPITVKDLVLLLGGLFLIGKATWEIGHQVDGHGRSKEKKAYASLSSVLAQIVLIDLVFSIDSVLTAVGMVRPEDYSAFWVPLTIMSTAVLLAIAVMLIFSGPIARFVNENPSVKMLALAFLILIGVVLVAESLHTHIPRGYIYFAMAFSLGVEMLNLRAEKKARLAESHA
- the mtnC gene encoding acireductone synthase, producing the protein MHLVQGVLLDVEGTTSAVAYVYDVMFPYARQGMQGYLDTNWGSESLAEAAEQVARDAGHASLDAWRHASGSDPQRLVLDEAIRLMDADVKATGLKQLQGLVWQSGFESGELRAHVFPDVPPALAAWRAAGVDVRVYSSGSIHAQRLFFGHSEAGDLLPQLSGHYDTTTGPKREAASYAQIAADWGLPAAGVLFLSDIVAELDAASTAGMQTALVVRPGNAAVEPGHGHPVVETFAALPLTGVGR
- a CDS encoding zinc-dependent alcohol dehydrogenase, which codes for MKALQLTEYRRLEMIEAPTPEIAADEALIRVSACGVCGSDVHGYDGSTGRRRPPLVMGHEAAGVVERIGAAVDGLAAGDRVTFDSTISCGECGYCRGGQINLCDNRQVLGVSCEDYRRHGAFAEFVAVPQRVLYKLPSELPMEHAALIEAVSVAVHAVARTPLQDEAATVVVGAGMIGLLVVQALRVAGAGQIIAVDIDADRLALAQKFGATHTILSRDRSPVDEVLSLTAGRGADASFEVVGATPTFNTAVNCVRKGGTVTLVGNVSPNVEAPLQAIVTRELTLYGSCASSGEYPRCIELMASGQIDVAPLISACVPLEEGPAWFERLYAREPGLMKVVLKP
- the cysS gene encoding cysteine--tRNA ligase, whose product is MAPIQIYNTLAKRKEPFETVRPGKVGIYLCGPTVYGQAHIGHMVGPVIFDCIKRFLVYSGYDVNWVVNITDVDDKLINKANERGITMLEVAEENIADYESNLAALGVDQIDHFPRATECMPEIIALVKKLVDEGFAYASEGDVYFDVAKDREYGKLSNRSVDALQGDGGGQAARKRSAADFALWKSAKPGEPSWESPWGAGRPGWHIECSAMSKKLLGETFDIHGGGLDLVFPHHENEIAQSECCHGKPMAKYWAHNGLLRKDAGAGKIGGRAEREGQAAGAEPAAPSTSNESGGKMSRSSGAGGLADLIARQGGERIRFFLLRTHYRSTVMFSEPAIEEAAVGLETFYRLFKRFERASKADFYALTAPTSRGASRISQGVDPALEAAEKCREKFLAAMDDDFNTGGAVAELFELAKIANKYCETHDLEGKGLGDAASLASLELLMTTIKELGNILGIFQQPPAAQGADDLLDQAMHIVIDLRAEARKAKNFAIADQVRDGLAPTGIVLEDRAGGTEWTGGVDGSLDGVMALLIELRQTARKNKDFATSDAVRDRLAAIGVVLEDRAGGTEWTRS
- the ruvC gene encoding crossover junction endodeoxyribonuclease RuvC — protein: MRILGIDPGLNTTGYGVIDASAARVRLVEAGIVRGGAGKSLAHRVGEIYAGVADVIESLKPESLGIEELYSHYERPRTAILMGHARGVIVLAAVRAGLPVTHYAATQIKKTLTGSGRAPKSQMQLAIQRELGLRSLPEPADVADALAIAVTHWYVGCRSPAS
- a CDS encoding SDR family NAD(P)-dependent oxidoreductase, which produces MNDDFSLSGKVAVVTGASRGLGQEFGRALARAGADLIVTSRDAADLASFCEEIAALGRRTHPLALDVRSQESIAGFGPAAIEAFGQVDILVNNAGCNVRKPAVEVTWDDWNLVLETNLRGTFFVSQALAPHMIGRRYGRVINIGSVTSVFGYAGLTPYCASRGGVKQLTMSLADDWGPHGVTVNCLAPGWFKTQQNRVLYENEAWVEYLKERIPLKRPGQPGDLAGAIVFLASDASRYMTGQTMLIDGGITTGSTKATV